In Setaria italica strain Yugu1 chromosome I, Setaria_italica_v2.0, whole genome shotgun sequence, the genomic window GTTGATTGGCGAAAACAAAGGATTTGGTTGGTGACTTTGGTGTGTGTGGAACTGTGGATTTGGTTTCCTCACGAAGTTGATTATGGAGTCGGAAATGAGCCATGGCTATGCGCTATTTAATGGATGCTAGAAAATAGAAAAGCAATATGAATTGTCATAGTGGTTGCACAACATGGTCTTTGAAATTGATGAACACAACGTTGAGCAACTCGATTTTGGTGTGGCTAGGCTAGGGGAACACTTCTATATCACAATTGATGCAAGTTTTTCCTTAATTTCTCAGCTTCTCAGGGCAATACTGGTTCCTTGCATTGGTCAAAACTTCAAACATAAaaactgaagaaaaaaaagagaggaaaataaactagaacaaaaggaaagcaaattTTGCTTGCTTTCATTATCGTTCTGCTTGAATTTAAAATTTCTCATATGGAAAGGATGATTATCCTTTTGACCCCACCTTCTGTTCAAGTAACAGGGGTTGTTGTGTTGTGGGCCAATGCTGGTTGCCTCCGATTAGGGAATTTTTTTGTTCTCTTGGCTTCTCAGTCAGTAAATAGTTTTCATGTGCTGGTGTCCACTACTACACGTTCCCATGAGATAGTTTCCAAGTAAATAGTTTTACTAGAGAGTGCCACTTCCTGAACTTCATTCCTCGGATCGTATATTAATTACCTGCCTATTTTCTTATATATAGCTTGCAAAATATCACTTACATCTGCTTTGCAGTTTCCTGCACTTCGAGAGTTTGTCAGTGGTGGAAAGCCTGTCTGGGGAACATGTGCTGGGCTTATCTTTCTTGCAAACAAAGCAGTAGGTGTGTGGGTCACCGATTTTTaattgctgtttttttttgtgtgtgtaaACCAGTTAACCAGATATCGAATGTCATGACAGTTGAATAGCGTTACTTGCAGGGCAAAAAACAGGGGGCCAGGAACTTGTTGGAGGACTGGATTGTACTGTCCACCGTAACTTTTTTGGGAGCCAGGTAAATTTTTTGTGCCATGTTGTCTGTCTGATGGACAGATTATGGAGTTGTGCATGTTGAAAGGTTTTgtatataaataaaaacaaatgtGAGCACCATGTTTGATTGCATACTGTTTCTTTTGCAGCTTCAAAGCTTTGAAACAGAGCTTTCTGTGCCAAAGCTTGCAGAGAAGGAAGGAGGGAATGATACATGCCGTGGTGTATTTATACGGGCACCTGCTATATTGGAAGCAGGTTCAGATGTTGAAATATTGGCTGATTGCCCTGTTCCTGCTGACAGACCCAGCATTACAATATCATCTGGCGAGGGTGCTGAGGTTTGTTTGTCGCTTTCTTGACTATAATACTGGAATGGCCTGCAAATGATGTGTTCCGGTATCTTTCAAGTAAACTGGACTTTAGGATGTGCGctcattttttcttctcataTTATTCTTAGTTGCCTTTAGTCCTTGAATGATCAATGAATATGGCCATATCTGGGAAAGCAGTTACAGTCAGATGTGGGCATACGTACATGTCGCTTGCTTATTATTCTAAATGCGGTCTCTGCCTTCTTGTGTAGCCCTTATAAACATATGAGTAGGTTTTGACACCTGAGAAGATAATTGTAGCTCATTGCAACCCAAATATTCCGAAAACCGCCTAATGAGTACTGCTATCACATCTCTCTCCTGTTTGTCAGTTTAGGCTCTTTTTAGGGCAACTGGTCTGCTAAAGCATCCATTAAATGGACTTTCCAGTCACAGTGTCATTTTCTTGTTTGTTGGCTTCCATGCTTGCATCAGATGTCTTCATCTGATCGTACCTTTTGGGTTCTGGCCAAGTCTTTTTTTCTCGTTGAAACAAAAACATTTGTGTTGGCAGTGTTGCAATCCTTATCCTCAACTGACCAGCAATACACTTGGCAGGAAGAAGTGTATTCCAAAGATAGGGTAATTGTTGCAGTACGGCAGGGGAACATCCTAGCAACTGCTTTTCACCCAGAATTGACATCAGATTCCAGATGGTAAACATTTTCCTTCCATACCATATCATTGATTTGGCCATTGGTTTAGCACTCTTGATGGTGCTGACTCTGAAGATCTTGCGCTATACTCCTGATAGGCATCGTTACTTCTTGGACATGGACAAAGAATCCCATGCAAAGGCCTTCTCCACGCTATCATTATCGTCATCTTCAACGGACGCTGAAGACCTGCCAAAGAATAAGCGCTTGATCTGCCCATTTTTGAGTAATGGAAGTagaaagaaagaggtcaaaGGATTGAAgaaaggaagatgaagaaacTGACCACATTGTTTTCCTTTAGCTGGTTACGAAAACAAACAGCTGGGCATCTGTTGTGCTCAGTCCATATGTGTCACTTGGTACAAACTGTTACCACCCAAAATAATGACGGTGTGTTGTACGCAATTCTTCAGATAAAAGTGCTGTGGAGATTGTAACCTGACTGTGCAAAGAAGCTGCTCAGTTGAATATATGATATTTCCCCCATTTTTTCTACAGATGACCAGAGACTAACGTCTCCATCTTGTAGACCATGGTGGTACCCTTCCCCCCCCTCCAATTAGCAAGCTACTTGATGGAACTTGTTAATTAAATTCAAATGTTTGGCTAAAGACTGATGTCAGAGCAAATAAGGGAGGGTCGAAATACTTAGGCAATTCAAACATGTATTTTGTATGCTTTCATTTACGAGCGACGGACTTTATTATTCGTAAAGTGGAATGTCCCGTTCAAATTTGCGCGATAAAAGCCATAAAAACGTCCTGATTTGCCGCTGCTCAGTGCTGACCGTCAGGGCCGGCTCAAAGGCTTTAAGGGCCCTTGAGCAAACTAAAAAGTAAAGGCCCTTTAacctaaatattttttttcatttataacataaaaaaagaagaagtagTACTCATAATGTGCACTTGATTTTTGAGAAACAATGTCGATACTACAAACTAAAAGAGCAGCAAAATGAAACTAGTATGATTAATTGATTACCTCATATAAGAACTAAATGACTCTATCGACAAGAATGCTTTAATGCTTAAAAAACTTTATCATACATTTTTTATGCAAAATCGTTGGGGAATAGTGTCGAGATTTCGCAAAAAAATATGAAGAGTGAGGCAGACGATCATAGATTGGTTTGCTAATTTTCATTCGATAGGCGCGTCAGGGACAGATACACGCGGAACACCGATTCGTTTTCGGGTAACGGACTGACGGCGTCCGGACGTGATAGTGTAATAATACCAGGCCTGCTGGGCCTCGTTGCTTCTTATGTGGCAGGTTGTGTATATACATACGTATACATACATAGACAATTATGTATAGAATCTTAGGCCTCGACCTTGGCCGTCGCCCCTAATGCCCTGGGGTCTAAGCCGGGCCTGTTGACCGTTACTGTACCACCTAGGGATGAAAACGATCGGAAATAATTGAAAACGAAATTATATTATCGGAAACGAAGCTCGATCGATCCGAAATTTACCATATTTTCTAAATCAAATGTGAGAAATATAATGTAGAGGTGAAAGCGATTAGAAATATCAAGTTTTATGTTTGGGTAGAATCGTAAacgaactctttttttttttttgcccggAAACGAAGATCGGTCCATGCAGGGACCAGTTTGTAAAACTAAATTAGTTCGAATCAAGAGAAGTTCAAGGTCCTAGGTGCAAAAGCGCCCGATTTTGCTCCCTTGGTTCCTCTCCCCACCCAGCTCACTCCGGGCCCCAAATACAAAACGCTCGAGTCCTCCGTAACCCTAAACCCCCAAAACCCTCGT contains:
- the LOC101785955 gene encoding LOW QUALITY PROTEIN: probable pyridoxal 5'-phosphate synthase subunit PDX2 (The sequence of the model RefSeq protein was modified relative to this genomic sequence to represent the inferred CDS: inserted 1 base in 1 codon), which produces MAVVGVLALQGSYNEHLAALRRIGVRGVEVRKPEQLLGLDSLIIPGGESTTMAKLANYHNLFPALREFVSGGKPVWGTCAGLIFLANKAVGQKTGGQELVGGLDCTVHRNFFGSQLQSFETELSVPKLAEKEGGNDTCRGVFIRAPAILEAGSDVEILADCPVPADRPSITISSGEGAEEEVYSKDRVIVAVRQGNILATAFHPELTSDSRWHRYFLDMDKESHAKAFSTLSLSSSSTDAEDLPKNKXLDLPIFE